The DNA sequence TATCTTTCATTAAATATTCCTCGATggtactttttattttaacatcATTCCTGTACCAGTTCCACATCCTACTTTTATTGCCTAACAGTTCATCTGCCTCATTTAAatcattattcatatataattttaaaatggttttatactttataaaatgttgaaagaaattaaaataattagcaaaaaatattaatatgagTATCCCTTCCTCCTCCCCTTTCATTTCCTCTTCATCATCTTCTTCATATTCatcatctttttttccttccccTTGTGCATTTTTCGTACAATAACTTATTTCAATATCCCAGTAtctcaaaatatatactgcGTATTTCTCCAAGTTGATCATTTTTGACtttctataaatttttttaaaatgtttttcacagttttcattattatttaatttatttatgtagtATGAAAGAAACCCCTTACCATATTCATTTAAGATGGTTTCTCTTGTCTTGGAAGTATTAAACTGGAAGTCTTCGTCTTCGTCGTTACTCATGTCAGCATGGTCCAGTTTTACTAAATGATCATCATTAGTACCATTGTTCTCCGTTTCTTTTTCCCCTCTTAATGTATCACTCACAAAATGATTATAATTATGATGGTTAAATCCATTAGAAGTTAAGTCTATTTTACCTTGTACTTTCCTACTGTTACTACTGTCTGGTTCATACAAACGTCTGCTGTCCATACTTTCAACATTTTCTTGTGTATAACCTTCTTCTTCACAATCGTTATAACCtttcttgtttttctttAGTGCATTTTCACTTGTGTTGTATGCTGCTTCATTAGAACTTAAACCATCTACCATTTTAAAAGCGGCATTGTAACTGGCGTTGTAACTGGTGTTGTTACTTCCATTGTACATGACCCCGCCTTCACCTACTAGCACATCCCTTTTATTATCGTCACTCAAATTCTTAGTAACTTCTAAGGAGTAATATTTTAGCGTTTCATTTAATTCGCTTGAACAGCTATCAGAGGAGGAGTATAGGTCATCCATACTAGTAATTCCCTCATCAATATTACCATCTCTTCCCCCTTTAGAACAATTTTTAcacaaaaatgtaatttcgtacctttcttttatataatttgcattaaatatatgatacCACTCGTTATCTGTAAGTATTTGCTTTATGGTTTGGTAATATTCCCATTCTTTAAAGGAGCTTATATTGTAAGTTAAAATGACTAGAAGGACATTAATAAAtgatgatatttttttttgaaatagatatttcttttccttttctgattttttaaaactctTTTCCtgtagtatattttttttatttgattttacTATGGCATAATTACATGTAAAGAAGTATAGTATATCACTTTTTATGCTTTTCAATACACTCATTTCATCTTCAATGTTTAGACGATTACCTATCATGATTTTACAAACTAGCACAATGGATTTAGCACagttcattaaaatttttaaatatattttacttaaaatatttctaattcGGTCGTatgtttctttatttataaaacctAAGACGCTTTTTTGATTTTCCTCTAGCACTAAGTCATAGTCCTTCATATATTCGTTAATCATACTTTgcatctttttaaaaattagtaTATAAGACACGTTCACAGGCATTACGTTACCAGTACCACTGCTTCTGCTACCACTTGCACTACTGAAGAATAGTTCCACACAGTACTCAACCAGAAACAACATGCTCATGTACACAAACTCGTAACCCCTTACATAAGTTGTATGAACGAAGTCTAATATTAGATAAACGAATTCATGCACATCGTGTTTTATCATTACTTCCTTATTAGcgttaataaatacataatgtttttctttattaaagTACAAATTATTGACTGAgggtaaaaatatattagttaaATTGATAAATAGTAGTAGCACTAGGCTTTTCAATACACAAACCTTGTCATTAACCGTGTCATCTAGATTAAATGTAGAATTAGAAATGAGTTTTACATTAACATTATCATTAGTATCATAAGAAGATTGAACAATCCTCCTTTTTggttcatttttaaaataaaaacgaaCATTTCTACTGTTCCCTTTGCACATATCCCCATTGTAGCTATAtacattctttttaatataatatataacaaagaGTAGTATAAAGAAGTGATAAAACAAGTAATCTCTTTGCTTTctcttcttattttttactaataaGTTAACTAGTACTTtcaaggaataaaaaaaattttgccCCCCTAagttgtataaatatttataaatatgtttagcCCTTTCGTATATACCTACTATACTTACattaaaggaaaattttaaaaataaaatactgcTCAATTcattctttattatattttttacgaCTACTTTGATGGATAAATAGTTTAAGCAAAAGTGGGTTATCACCCTATAACTTTTTTCACCCGCTTGTGAGCCTTTTGACACCCTTTCAATTTCTTCAATCGTGTATTCATCTGTACGATTGTTGTTACTAACACTGTTATTGTTTCTGCTACTGCTGCTTTCGTTGCTTCCTGTGCTTCCTTTAGTGTAGTCATTCAAGTCCTTGTTCCATAATTCACTTTTGCAGAAAATTTTATGCATATCCGTAACAATAGCGTTCTCTTCATCTGCGTAAACACCCGCTAAGGTGGCATCTATACATGCACTAGCTTCACTCTTCTTTTCATCATATAAGGAATCTGCAAATGCAACTGCGACCTCGGCATCTCCTTGTTTCCCTTCACCATCGTCACTATCACCACCGCCTTCACAGACACTTTCACTTTCGTACATACTTTCAACGTGTTTGTCTAGGTACATTTCCTCGTCAATATTAGTGGAGCTGTTAATGTGTAATAACCCTCCGATGTTGTCTTCTTTTTCGCTTGAAGGAGCTTCCTGCCGAATACTATGTGCTCTCTCATTATCCCTTAGTTGATAACTCACATGAAGATGATTTATTGGTGTTTTTTGTAGTCTGTCATGTGCATTTTTATCCCTTTCAAACGCCATATCAAGAAAAtgatatttaaatgaatgcACATTTTTTTCGCTCAATACGGAAGCAACAAAACAGAAAAGGtcatttatacaaaaattattcctatgaactgaaaaaaaaaaagcgagTTTCAAAAGTTTAAGaagaatatatttcaaattagTGTTGTCCCTTATCTGTGTTAAAAGGAGTAACAACAGCATGTCCAACTGGTATACATTATCTACAAGTAACTTAACGAAATGTTGgggataatatatattaaatttattgagaaaggcataaaaatttaaaaagctatttatgcttttttttcctaaaaaTAGCCATTTGCTGAAATGTAATTCTATATCTTTCTGAACAATATTATACTGTATGTTCAAAAGATGGTCaaataattgtattatattgtCTTCACTTATTGActcttttacttttactgAGACGTGGTACATGTAAAAGTTTACGAACATACCGTGATACTTTCTATTAGCGCAAAacaatttatgtatattattttcaatatttttacaattattaatattttcagcattattaattttttcaaaaatgtgaaaaccattttttttttttaatatcataagTAACAAGTATTTTAAGTAATCATCCTCCGACGAGTCGAGTAAATCTTGCACAGTTTCATCATTCTGTTCacttgaataaaaaaaaggatcaaaatatatatttaaatggtttagtaaaaaacataaatcgTACAAATACGGAAATATATTACACTTATTGAACAAATCGGTCAAGTATTTATATGCCTCTTTTTTTCCcaagttatatattttcacttGTTTATTATTCCTTTGAAGTAAacttctatattttttttgaaaattcatatttacaTTCTCTACTTcgttaatgtaaaaattgaaggggtttataattttacatttgtGTAGCATGCTGATTTTTCTACTATATGAATCTTCCTCCTCTTTTTCGTCCATTATATGCAAATACGTTGAACTACCATTTTTctgattattataatatgcCTCTTTTGTGTTTTgtgtttcatttttacaaaGTGGAAAACGTTCTATCTGGTGAGTGTTAGTAGTGGACCCAGGTAACTGTATCTGTATGTGCTTTGCCCATTTCCCTCTCTTTATAGGTTGGTTATCCCTATTATTTGAGTAAGTACCATTTGTATCATGAATATAATTCATCTTTTGTGTGTTTTCCAACTCTATTTGCTCGTTCAagaaagtatatatatgtcttacttcaattaatttctttattagCTGATCTTTCGAAAATTTTTTGACTATTCTACTTACGGAAGAAAAGAGATTTCCAatactaaaattataaaaggatatttttaaaaaatatacagagGCACACAAATAATACAGACatgtttcatatatataatataatatcttacaaacaaaatttaaattaaaagttAATTGGTGAAAATTTGTTAGTATGTAACAAAGCaatgaatttttttccattttttggaagaaatttaaaatttctttttctgtttCTATTTCAAACATATATTGAAgtctcttttcttttttggtATGTTCATTACTGAATATGTTATGTTtgtgaataaataaatcttctgcatttttatttattttattatcaccTAACTGTAAATTATAGGAAATGCAATTCTCCTCTCTAATGGAATTGTACTTAACATATAGCAAATTCATTTTCGATATATCTACAACTTTTATTAAGACTTCTAAAATTTCATCACACGCTTTTTTGTCTAGTTTttctacaatattttttttataattatcttcaaacaataactttttaatatcaATTTGGTTAATTTTGTGCATGTTCAAGTAGTGTAGTAGGTaccttaaaattattaatatgcaaactaatttttttaaaaatagctTATCCTCCTTTTCCTGGATGttttcacttttttcatCTATTATGCTAGAATCGTACACACTAAACAGGAAGGTGTCAAATATgctaatttttctattaacgGAAATTGAACAGTtgagaataattttttttataaaaatataaatgaaggGATAATCTTCTCTCATTAGGATATACACAAAAGCAAAGTACATGTCGTTATAAAGTAATGAATTGTACATGCTGCTTCTATCGttaagaatattattatcattctGATCCTCCTTCGTTTTATCCTTTTCCATATTGAAGTAATGTAAATGTAGGTTGGCTACTTCCGTGTCCTGGTTTGAGGCCACCCCGTTTTCGAATACTTCGTGTGTGGCTATATCGTTTGCATCTACCTTGTCTTCTTCTGATTCACCCATTCCTTCCTCTCCTTCCGTTTCTTTCTCTTCTTTCTCTTCTTtctcttcttcctcttcttcctctCCTTCCGTTTCTTTCTCTTCTTtctcttcttcctcttcttcctctACTCCCTCTTCTATCCCTTCTTCCCCTTTCAAGAATTTCTTCACTTTATTAACCGTTTTAATAACACCATCCAGATCCCATAGGGAAACATTATGTTTGTTAATTTTCTTGCTCACATTTTTTAGCGCAAAAGTTAGTGCGTTGTTACTGTAACTGCTGTTCCTATTATGCCTACTGTTCCTGTTGTTACTACAGTTACTACTGTCACTATTGTTATTTCTCTTACTACTGTTACTACTAACATTACCGTTATTCCCTTTTTTGCCACTACATATGCTATTTCCCTCATTTAAATACGAATCATCCTTGTTTTCAAGACATTCGCCAACTTTTTCTGCTTCCAATACTGTCCATTTGTTGTGTTGCTGATTTTCACTCCTTCCTACATCGCTGTAGTAGTACATATGCTTTCCATcttgtttatttttgtacCTAAGTCCTCCAACATGTCCACTTAcgcattcatttattttactctCATTGTACTGGCTCTCTTGAAAGAGATCTTCTTCCATTCTCCGTTTTTCACCATTGTGGTTATATACTACATTATATGTGTCAACATGTTCCTTCACCTTCAAGTCATTATCATCATCAGATAGTTGCTCCATCAGCTCTTCCTCCTCTCGACAATGATCACTTCTTATTGTGCTACCACTAGCTTGACTTTTCTGCTCTTTCTCAAAACCTACGATGCTGCTATGGTaactaatattaaaaaattcatttttattttcaccaTCGATTTGACATTCGTACATACTCTTCCTATGAATGTACTTTCCGGTGTAATATGTTTCGTTAATACTATTATCCAAGCATTTTCTCTCGTCAAAATGGTCGTAATCGTAGGAATCGTTGTGCTCATCATAATAGTCATAATCATCATAATAGTCACGATTGTCATAATCATTGTAATTATTGTGCGCTTCACCCaagttaaatttatttaaaccATCATGATAGTCGTCAAAAATGTGTTCATCTGAGTGAGTACTGTAATTCGTACAAATGACGTTGGAAATACCATCACGCTGATGTAACGctggttttatttttttatcttccaGCTTCTCCAACTCGTCAATCTTATTCAACTCTTttctttcatatattatgtcTATTTCATTTTGTGCATTTAATTGGTGAGTAACTCGTTCGTAATCCTCTATACCAATATTGTGCTCACTTATGTGTGATATTTTTCCCCTTTGTAAATTACTTCTCTCTTTAGAAGTACTACGAGTTGTTAtaccatttttatattttaaatgaaagtTGTTCTTTTCAATTCTATCCATGTAGCAGTTGTTATACAGTTCATCAGTTTTTCCTTCTACAAGTTTATCAAACgtctttattatttcatttttctctttacAGTTGCTTGTGTGCTCCTTACTGTTATCGTTAATATCGCTTATGTACTCATGCCCACCGTCTGTTCCATTCTCTATAAtcatttcgtttttttccTGACTTACGGTagcatttaatatattattcacaTATATGCCACTTTCATCCGTTTGATCTATGTTGTAGttattatgcatatttaatGGTTTGTTTCCCTTGACTTGGTTCCCACCACTCGTACGCCCAATATTTGTATCTTTCATATGCACCACACTCTTCACATGTTTCGTATCCTTATCCCCCTTCGccttttttgctttatttttttcatccatTGCTGTCTCCTCTAGAAACTCATAAAGTGATGTGAACTTTTTCTTATACTGGTTGTTCCCGAGACGGTAGTCCAtgcttcttcctcttctgcTTCCTCCTCTTTTTCCCTCTACTTCTGCGTCAACATATTTTCTCCTTTTCACGAGAgacttatatataatactcaAACAAGGTGAATAATTTAAAGACAGACatgaaaaaaggaacatgcataaattgtaaatataactAACCGGCTGTTTTGAAAAGTTGGCGTAATATATAACTACATTTTCAACAAACTGTTTCTGCCTGTTTTTTAACTTATCATCtcgaaataatattataaaaagaatcagataaaaagaaataatgtttgttttttcctttaattgTAATATGTACAGAACAAACAAGATACAGCTCATCAATTGGTCACTTTGACCACTTTGGTCAGTTTTTATTTCTAACagctttattaattttagagtttttctataattataacatgtacatatatcattttcaatgatatttttaaatatattaaatttattcttttctatcataattttaatatagcTATCATAAACAATAgttctataaaaaaaggaaaacccCTTTTTTTCTCCAATACCCCTTTTCCTCTTAAGGGTAATGTCACCACTGCTTTTTTTCTCATATGACTGAGAAATTAATTTAGAAAaggatttatatatatcttcgCTTGATGATACCATTTGATTTTGTCTTCCATTTAAGTGCTCATTAAATGTTATGCACTTCttcttatttataatattttgaatatgtaGTAGGACTCTAAGATTAGTAAGTAgttctttattctttttaaaattagccAAACTAATTTCGTCCGAATaaacttttttcaaaaaattataaaagtcCATAAAATGTTCATGTGCTGTTATACTTTTTACTCTATTCACAATTAGGTAATTaactatatatgtaaacCCTTC is a window from the Plasmodium malariae genome assembly, chromosome: 2 genome containing:
- the PmUG01_02021000 gene encoding conserved Plasmodium membrane protein, unknown function — encoded protein: MMKINKVLEVEVNEIANDLNIFYNNKTNENIGRIETIRNKRCSNKRAVSKYDNTFTISLEKYIFICIPYNTTWRLFKYNCNMQYLLKIKHEGSDNNNNNISYPYKIDKCISIANLNVLVLQKNNQIFVQEFEEDYKNSPINDIKILRRRDFSISALFFCEMDAKRSVDPCATLREINSFDFKKNNEIFFKIENKDKLIITYCDDKIEEVRIIIYNLIKKKYKEVHINVPPYVEKEEGKTHIECVALNRNYIVILFNTNELIIYKKKKKKKKEESGEKIEDKEKRVNYEFYKYLDKYKSSQLKYFNKKSLKEIESYSLEYITNVSKISSLEINEDNDLFIIYSDSYLSNTYFNDSSYKYRSLVRSATNTLNSYYTLLENFFFSNFLNHDKHNNNSLLNEINEQLIKTTNLRMCVINIGDNEINTLNINVDDKIYSIYNNSINILKDNFLKINDMQLNPREKMNELLSFSTYLDIHHINQNKKKNFKNELNGDPSEKSFLNIDFLKDITKSKIFPDDMHAYSNIYLCRMDNYYLILENLYDNFNLTLYEVNFLDKIDLLIYQFFYNYYDAVLLAERNQLSLFHQLFVYSIYDYGGRYFEAPLTDYQVCPRKKKCLFRIKNIFDFLERIVEYDPFLFRNEDDEKIIELLNKKNNVSLNKCGCIPTNLNINEENSNYHNLFYILNDTNDSAPSKYVNNYYSIKRIDSSSLCKNIDISVQLCKLKNALYCSLRAINYVLKESITTDLTTSNDSEVITSNDSEYDEEKFAAKLIKSKRKQNSNKKRRYYKLKKHNRNENKEGYDQMEEGSCYYDNEKVSDSANNVQCNEDETNCIDSIWGLSIDEEDLQKGDFSIYPKEEAEIEEKKETLGGIEKNIVRFYDIDYNSTFFHNLIASINDDENNKKKLLMYKKEITRQIYKYKLYEFIMKLLEKERISRKYHLTTDEIKKKNLDRSKFSSSSYSNNYNNKNKFSDILNIFKKNTNDLIHINEEENQSKSGTTILNCTKNNYEITSSNMYIISWTKFKYYYSPFDIVKYFLINRNYILIKIFYKYFNIFITYNWKKIFDYIPLNTKMEEYFYLLPVVGKVKNRQDTNVLMNSDEASSENVHVEGSTIVKGSSSNNNNNNNNNNSNKDNSNNSNSYKDNSNNSNSNKDNSNNSNSNNSNSNNSNSNNSNSNNSNSNNKNDRLSLESPISVSNETMFSTSYIINKFKATMKEEIDVDNLFWFHRDSANKIDNYDIHCDENEFLEFFINRSINIMKKTHLIKSRLLAFVYICLKQINDNNVYKIFKYDQNSKRYIYDPLYFCEKRNSSTTSDHNSVWGIMSMGETGENKNLSARENDHTYTHPKGGMEQQWKKGKYIVEKQYNEGQNNARNEETPNFGDPSFVSDNLLINLKKEKIRNKNFILIYSFFILIKMYILCKENHKNIKLEYFLQVDIYNRLCLILDFDIKFISYEHNQENYIKIFYDKIQSVLQNYTFINEHILLCNSKNYVIFEKDVINLNYKKASNLLESLCINILYTSEQLFIIFCLKTLKLLQCSNISNSEKGWYKGSAPSHMMMLSESFKRGTTRTTERELQQEGETKVEGLRIEERKNNRRRNAELDKILIFLKYIYYAYEKKIIFNDDYEFSFFLLIIFYKHMHINLLHFISIFNDFYNLLPKNIYIKGQKRVQDEEPPGKEVQHYLAESELSSRVNSSKYNEDGSERFNLEDIFKNSENDREVIIFDDHLNHIVNYYYDYVIKKRGEKCQQLGSKNGGEAQLGALISTGESEQWQNVDQCILMEKYLDIFEKHLNSLELIKHFRKDFSYQKGVEAENEAEFKTEIKSGIEAGVGTIQEELQINIDIIISSKNNVKKIIMNIYRLFKMIFLHTNYKDTNFTKNGLQLYYNLFDSIDVYLFFFILFYIILYYSNDYEYLYAFIKFYYKNYKELNKQDEGFTYIVNYLIVNRVKSITAHEHFMDFYNFLKKVYSDEISLANFKKNKELLTNLRVLLHIQNIINKKKCITFNEHLNGRQNQMVSSSEDIYKSFSKLISQSYEKKSSGDITLKRKRGIGEKKGFSFFYRTIVYDSYIKIMIEKNKFNIFKNIIENDICTCYNYRKTLKLIKLLEIKTDQSGQSDQLMSCILFVLYILQLKEKTNIISFYLILFIILFRDDKLKNRQKQFVENVVIYYANFSKQPVSYIYNLCMFLFSCLSLNYSPCLSIIYKSLVKRRKYVDAEVEGKRGGSRRGRSMDYRLGNNQYKKKFTSLYEFLEETAMDEKNKAKKAKGDKDTKHVKSVVHMKDTNIGRTSGGNQVKGNKPLNMHNNYNIDQTDESGIYVNNILNATVSQEKNEMIIENGTDGGHEYISDINDNSKEHTSNCKEKNEIIKTFDKLVEGKTDELYNNCYMDRIEKNNFHLKYKNGITTRSTSKERSNLQRGKISHISEHNIGIEDYERVTHQLNAQNEIDIIYERKELNKIDELEKLEDKKIKPALHQRDGISNVICTNYSTHSDEHIFDDYHDGLNKFNLGEAHNNYNDYDNRDYYDDYDYYDEHNDSYDYDHFDERKCLDNSINETYYTGKYIHRKSMYECQIDGENKNEFFNISYHSSIVGFEKEQKSQASGSTIRSDHCREEEELMEQLSDDDNDLKVKEHVDTYNVVYNHNGEKRRMEEDLFQESQYNESKINECVSGHVGGLRYKNKQDGKHMYYYSDVGRSENQQHNKWTVLEAEKVGECLENKDDSYLNEGNSICSGKKGNNGNVSSNSSKRNNNSDSSNCSNNRNSRHNRNSSYSNNALTFALKNVSKKINKHNVSLWDLDGVIKTVNKVKKFLKGEEGIEEGVEEEEEEEKEEKETEGEEEEEEEKEEKEEKETEGEEGMGESEEDKVDANDIATHEVFENGVASNQDTEVANLHLHYFNMEKDKTKEDQNDNNILNDRSSMYNSLLYNDMYFAFVYILMREDYPFIYIFIKKIILNCSISVNRKISIFDTFLFSVYDSSIIDEKSENIQEKEDKLFLKKLVCILIILRYLLHYLNMHKINQIDIKKLLFEDNYKKNIVEKLDKKACDEILEVLIKVVDISKMNLLYVKYNSIREENCISYNLQLGDNKINKNAEDLFIHKHNIFSNEHTKKEKRLQYMFEIETEKEILNFFQKMEKNSLLCYILTNFHQLTFNLNFVCKILYYIYETCLYYLCASVYFLKISFYNFSIGNLFSSVSRIVKKFSKDQLIKKLIEVRHIYTFLNEQIELENTQKMNYIHDTNGTYSNNRDNQPIKRGKWAKHIQIQLPGSTTNTHQIERFPLCKNETQNTKEAYYNNQKNGSSTYLHIMDEKEEEDSYSRKISMLHKCKIINPFNFYINEVENVNMNFQKKYRSLLQRNNKQVKIYNLGKKEAYKYLTDLFNKCNIFPYLYDLCFLLNHLNIYFDPFFYSSEQNDETVQDLLDSSEDDYLKYLLLMILKKKNGFHIFEKINNAENINNCKNIENNIHKLFCANRKYHGMFVNFYMYHVSVKVKESISEDNIIQLFDHLLNIQYNIVQKDIELHFSKWLFLGKKSINSFLNFYAFLNKFNIYYPQHFVKLLVDNVYQLDMLLLLLLTQIRDNTNLKYILLKLLKLAFFFSVHRNNFCINDLFCFVASVLSEKNVHSFKYHFLDMAFERDKNAHDRLQKTPINHLHVSYQLRDNERAHSIRQEAPSSEKEDNIGGLLHINSSTNIDEEMYLDKHVESMYESESVCEGGGDSDDGEGKQGDAEVAVAFADSLYDEKKSEASACIDATLAGVYADEENAIVTDMHKIFCKSELWNKDLNDYTKGSTGSNESSSSRNNNSVSNNNRTDEYTIEEIERVSKGSQAGEKSYRVITHFCLNYLSIKVVVKNIIKNELSSILFLKFSFNVSIVGIYERAKHIYKYLYNLGGQNFFYSLKVLVNLLVKNKKRKQRDYLFYHFFILLFVIYYIKKNVYSYNGDMCKGNSRNVRFYFKNEPKRRIVQSSYDTNDNVNVKLISNSTFNLDDTVNDKVCVLKSLVLLLFINLTNIFLPSVNNLYFNKEKHYVFINANKEVMIKHDVHEFVYLILDFVHTTYVRGYEFVYMSMLFLVEYCVELFFSSASGSRSSGTGNVMPVNVSYILIFKKMQSMINEYMKDYDLVLEENQKSVLGFINKETYDRIRNILSKIYLKILMNCAKSIVLVCKIMIGNRLNIEDEMSVLKSIKSDILYFFTCNYAIVKSNKKNILQEKSFKKSEKEKKYLFQKKISSFINVLLVILTYNISSFKEWEYYQTIKQILTDNEWYHIFNANYIKERYEITFLCKNCSKGGRDGNIDEGITSMDDLYSSSDSCSSELNETLKYYSLEVTKNLSDDNKRDVLVGEGGVMYNGSNNTSYNASYNAAFKMVDGLSSNEAAYNTSENALKKNKKGYNDCEEEGYTQENVESMDSRRLYEPDSSNSRKVQGKIDLTSNGFNHHNYNHFVSDTLRGEKETENNGTNDDHLVKLDHADMSNDEDEDFQFNTSKTRETILNEYGKGFLSYYINKLNNNENCEKHFKKIYRKSKMINLEKYAVYILRYWDIEISYCTKNAQGEGKKDDEYEEDDEEEMKGEEEGILILIFFANYFNFFQHFIKYKTILKLYMNNDLNEADELLGNKSRMWNWYRNDVKIKSTIEEYLMKDILCNNFFLCTDKDDRFLRGVNKYLHKRNISTNRYAVDNNMKICFYLHNYHNNKYNADFLRSLHMQYYHFNKCQKSGHNSNTEDEMSTNDVYANTENKEHSINFSPNKFDYSQNQTYCTNEQVSYECDQFPLFFLSFLDLYKRTVDVYDFYYQTVIYKLMKEEELNISKIQLYYEDLRKYFKKKLRSYDLYLMLFYYQYFIFQSICSTNANAYANENSSTNKNTNTRTTFLNKNEQKFIVYLWIKLTQSLLKKYRFFSSRANIDKS